GGCCGCCACCGCGAGATGCCGGTCTCCTACCTGCTCGCGGGCCGTGAACTGCTCGAACCGGCGGAGCTGATCGCCTTCGTCCGGGTCCCGTTGCTGCACGCCCCGCAGGTCTTCCTCAAGGCCACCGGACGCACCGGGCCGGGCCGGGCCACGGCCTCCGTCGCGATCGTCCTCGACCCGGCCCGCCGCGGGGTGCGGTGCGCGGTCGGCGCCATCGCGCCGATGCCGCTGCGCCCGCTGGAAGCCGAGCAGTGGATCGCCTCCCTCATCGACTGGGACGGCGCGCGGGGCCTGGCCCCCGACGCCCTGGCCGCCTTCGGCGAGTACGTCGCCGCGGCCTGCATCCCGGACCAGGTACCGTCGGCCGAAGGGGAGGCACCACCACCGCTGCCACCCGCCGTTCTGCATCTGCGGCGCACCGTCGCCGCGCTGGCCCGGCGCGCGCTGGGGAGGGCACTGTCGTGAGCAACGAGAACAACCCCCAACAGCACGGACAGCAGGGGGAGTACGACCCCGAGCCGCGCTACGGGTCCTGGCAGCCGACGCGGCAGAGCGGCGAGTACGACGCGGACGCGACGGCCTTCGTCCAACTGCCGCCGGAAGACCTGGCCGACGCCCCGCTGGCGGCTCCCGGCCACGGCTACGTACCGCCGATGATCCTGCCGCTGACGCCCGCCGCCGGTCACGATCCGGCCGCCGCGGGCGGCTGGAACGCGCGGCCGCAGCCCGACGAGCAGCCCCCCGGGTACGGCTCCGACGGCTCCGGCCCGTCCGGTGCAGTGCACTGGCCGGACCCCAACCAGCAGAGCCCGTACGCCCCGTACGAGCAGTCGGCCGGGCACCACGCCGCCCAGTGGAACTTCACCGAGGGCTACGACGGAACCGGCGCGACGGACGGCACCGGCCACGGCCCGGACACCGGCGTCCACCAGGGAGGGTACGGACGCGACACCGCGGTGTACGGGGCGGACTCCGGCTCCGGCTACGAAGCGGCCCCGGCCCACGAGGGGTACCCGCCGTACACGGTGCCCGGGGCCTACGAGCCGCCCTACGAGGGCGAGCACGGCACCCAGGGCGCCCGCGGTGCCGGGGACCACCTCGGTCACGAAGGCCACACCGGGCACACCGGGCACACCGGGCACACGGACACCTCAGGCCTCCAGGACCACGCGGGCCTCCAGGACCACGCCGGGCACTCGGACCACACCGGGCACTCGGACCACACCGGTCACGTGGATCTCTCCGGCCACGGCGACCCCGTCGGGCACAGCGGCCAGTGGACGATCCCGGTCGCCGACGGGGAGCTGCCGGACGAGTCCGGGGAGTTCGCCCCCTCCCCGGCCCTCTCGCAGTGGTACACCGGCGCCACCCCGCCGGCCACACTGCCCGGCGGTGCCCCCGCGCCCTGGGCGACCCAGGAATTCGTCGTACCGGAACCGGAACCGCAGGCGGAAGCCGAGCGGGAGGCGGAGTCCGAGCCGGAGTCCCAGCCGGAACCCGGCCCCATGTCCGGGGCGGTGGCCGTGGACCCGGAGGCCGGCACCCCGGCCGAACCGGCGGCCGAAATGCCGGACGAGCAGCCGGTGGGAGCCGGTGACGACCCGGTGCCGGCCGCCGTCGCACCCTCGGCGCCCGGGGACGAGCCCGGCCACGCGCCGGACGCGGAGGCCGCGCTCGACGCCCCGGCCGCGCTCGACGCCCCGGACGCGCTCGACGCCCCGGAGGCGGCGGACCCGACGAACTCGGCGGACCCGGCGGACGTCGGCCAGGACCCGGCCCCCGGAGAGGGCGAAGTCCCGGCCTCACCGGCCGA
The DNA window shown above is from Streptomyces sp. NBC_00247 and carries:
- a CDS encoding 2Fe-2S iron-sulfur cluster-binding protein, yielding MSNENNPQQHGQQGEYDPEPRYGSWQPTRQSGEYDADATAFVQLPPEDLADAPLAAPGHGYVPPMILPLTPAAGHDPAAAGGWNARPQPDEQPPGYGSDGSGPSGAVHWPDPNQQSPYAPYEQSAGHHAAQWNFTEGYDGTGATDGTGHGPDTGVHQGGYGRDTAVYGADSGSGYEAAPAHEGYPPYTVPGAYEPPYEGEHGTQGARGAGDHLGHEGHTGHTGHTGHTDTSGLQDHAGLQDHAGHSDHTGHSDHTGHVDLSGHGDPVGHSGQWTIPVADGELPDESGEFAPSPALSQWYTGATPPATLPGGAPAPWATQEFVVPEPEPQAEAEREAESEPESQPEPGPMSGAVAVDPEAGTPAEPAAEMPDEQPVGAGDDPVPAAVAPSAPGDEPGHAPDAEAALDAPAALDAPDALDAPEAADPTNSADPADVGQDPAPGEGEVPASPAEFAPAEPEPEELAPGEFAPGEFVAEGAPLAPEAVPLPSEHPGASYVLHVNGVDRPVADAWIGESLLYVLRERLGLAGAKDGCSQGECGACNVQVDGRLVASCLVPAATTAGSEVRTVEGLAVDGEPSDVQRALAACGAVQCGFCIPGMAMTVHDLLEGNHAPSELQTRQALCGNLCRCSGYRGVLDAVRDVVASRAADAETAATSPAGTPDAVEARIPHQAPPGAGGVQGPPHQGDAR
- a CDS encoding FAD binding domain-containing protein, which encodes MTTHAPQATQSVTMPASIDEAVAALGAMPAAVPVAGGTDLMAAVNQGLLRPSGLVGLGRISELRGWNYQDGHALLGAGLTHARMGRPDFAALIPALAASARAAGPPQIRNAGTLGGNIASAAPSGDTLPVLAALEAELVIAGPGGRHREMPVSYLLAGRELLEPAELIAFVRVPLLHAPQVFLKATGRTGPGRATASVAIVLDPARRGVRCAVGAIAPMPLRPLEAEQWIASLIDWDGARGLAPDALAAFGEYVAAACIPDQVPSAEGEAPPPLPPAVLHLRRTVAALARRALGRALS